A region of Subtercola boreus DNA encodes the following proteins:
- a CDS encoding MetQ/NlpA family ABC transporter substrate-binding protein, which translates to MRSKKYLIAAAILSTVIVGATGCSSSSTSSDAAVGATDGGVTTIKVGATFPGDDILNYVEQSQAAAAGLDIQVTSFTDYTTPNTALEDGSLDANLYQHLPFLNNFNTNNGTHIAPVGKVYFPALALYSKQVKSVDDIKDGDTISIPNDPTNELRSLNLLAKAGLITLNEGATGVVGDIATNPKNLVFQELDAATLPRALDENVAGIANLSFALPAGLTGDQQILKEDVDGTLYTNLLAAKEGHENDPAVQKLYELLTSKETQDWITAQYKGLVIPASGPAS; encoded by the coding sequence ATGCGTTCCAAGAAGTACCTGATCGCCGCAGCGATCCTGTCGACCGTCATCGTCGGTGCCACCGGATGCTCGTCGTCCTCCACCTCCTCAGACGCAGCCGTCGGCGCTACGGATGGCGGCGTCACCACCATCAAGGTCGGCGCGACCTTCCCGGGCGACGACATCCTGAACTACGTCGAGCAGTCGCAGGCCGCGGCCGCCGGCCTCGACATCCAGGTCACCTCGTTCACCGACTACACCACGCCGAACACGGCGCTCGAAGACGGGTCGCTCGACGCGAACCTCTACCAGCACCTGCCGTTCCTGAACAACTTCAACACGAACAACGGCACGCACATCGCCCCGGTCGGCAAGGTCTACTTCCCCGCCCTCGCGCTGTACTCGAAGCAGGTGAAGAGCGTCGACGACATCAAGGACGGCGACACCATCAGCATCCCGAACGACCCGACCAACGAGCTCCGTTCGCTGAACCTGCTTGCCAAGGCCGGCCTCATCACGCTGAACGAGGGTGCGACCGGAGTCGTCGGCGACATCGCCACGAACCCGAAGAACCTCGTCTTCCAGGAACTGGATGCTGCGACCCTGCCCCGCGCGCTCGACGAGAACGTCGCGGGCATCGCCAACCTCAGCTTCGCCCTGCCCGCCGGCCTCACCGGTGACCAGCAGATCCTCAAGGAGGATGTGGACGGTACGCTCTACACCAACCTCCTCGCCGCGAAGGAGGGCCACGAGAACGACCCCGCCGTGCAGAAGCTCTACGAGCTGCTGACCTCGAAGGAGACCCAGGACTGGATCACCGCCCAGTACAAGGGCCTGGTCATCCCGGCGAGCGGACCCGCTTCCTGA
- a CDS encoding LLM class flavin-dependent oxidoreductase, which produces MPQPLHFSAFVMNTNSHIQHGLWRHPTAQQADFNDVNLWIGLAKTLEAGGFDTMFFADVVGLYGPVNGSYEVNAREGLQIPSNDPSVLLSALAVSTEHLGLAFTSSIVQSHPFDFARKVSTLDHISNGRIGWNVVTSSLENAARNFGMDRLIEHDERYRWAQEYMDVVYKLWEGSWDDGALLKDKARGIYADYTKIHKINHVGERYQVEGPHLPSPSAQRTPVIFQAGSSPAGRAFAARNAEAQFILSPTPEIAAGDISATRALAVEYGRQASDIKFFQGLTFVIGSTEEEAKRNEAEIDEYISTDGFLAHINLGLDQATGVPLDPDMPLKDIKHEGGFSHTKWLREASPDREPTVRDLAKITAKVRGRFVGTPEQIADRLEEFQRAGVDGINVMNWTLPNSYQLFIDEVMPTLRRRGLAKEEPVVGTLRQKLFGHDQLLPTHYGRQFRGAFGEHG; this is translated from the coding sequence ATGCCCCAGCCCCTCCACTTCTCGGCGTTCGTGATGAACACGAACTCGCACATCCAGCACGGACTCTGGCGTCACCCGACGGCCCAGCAGGCCGACTTCAATGACGTGAACCTGTGGATCGGGCTCGCGAAGACCCTCGAGGCCGGCGGGTTCGACACCATGTTCTTCGCCGACGTGGTGGGCCTCTACGGCCCGGTCAACGGCTCGTACGAGGTCAACGCGCGGGAAGGTCTGCAGATCCCGTCGAACGACCCTTCCGTGCTGCTCTCGGCGCTCGCCGTCAGCACGGAGCACCTCGGGCTGGCGTTCACGAGTTCGATCGTGCAGTCGCACCCCTTCGACTTCGCCCGTAAGGTCTCGACCCTCGATCACATTTCGAACGGTCGGATCGGGTGGAACGTCGTCACCAGCTCGCTCGAGAACGCCGCGCGCAACTTCGGAATGGACCGGCTCATCGAGCACGACGAGCGCTACCGCTGGGCCCAGGAGTACATGGATGTCGTCTACAAGCTCTGGGAGGGCTCCTGGGACGACGGTGCACTGCTGAAGGACAAGGCGAGGGGCATCTACGCCGACTACACGAAGATCCACAAGATCAACCATGTCGGCGAGCGCTACCAGGTGGAGGGACCGCACCTGCCGTCTCCCTCAGCGCAGCGCACGCCGGTGATCTTCCAGGCCGGGTCATCGCCCGCGGGCCGGGCTTTCGCCGCCCGCAATGCGGAGGCACAGTTCATCCTCTCCCCCACACCCGAGATCGCTGCCGGCGACATCTCGGCGACCCGTGCGCTCGCCGTCGAGTACGGCCGCCAGGCGTCGGACATCAAGTTCTTCCAGGGCCTCACCTTCGTGATCGGCAGCACCGAGGAGGAGGCGAAGCGCAACGAGGCGGAGATCGACGAATACATCTCGACCGACGGCTTCCTGGCCCACATCAATCTCGGTCTCGACCAGGCCACCGGGGTTCCGCTCGATCCCGACATGCCCCTGAAGGACATCAAGCACGAGGGCGGGTTCTCGCACACGAAGTGGCTCCGCGAGGCATCCCCCGACCGCGAGCCGACCGTGCGCGACCTCGCGAAGATCACCGCGAAGGTGCGCGGCCGGTTCGTGGGCACGCCCGAGCAGATCGCCGACCGGCTCGAAGAGTTCCAGCGGGCGGGCGTCGACGGTATCAACGTAATGAACTGGACGCTGCCGAACTCGTACCAACTCTTCATCGACGAGGTCATGCCGACGCTCCGCCGCCGGGGTCTTGCGAAGGAGGAGCCGGTCGTCGGCACCCTGAGGCAGAAGCTGTTCGGCCACGACCAGTTGCTGCCGACGCACTACGGGCGGCAGTTCCGCGGAGCATTCGGCGAGCATGGCTGA
- a CDS encoding methionine ABC transporter ATP-binding protein has translation MITITDLHKSYPPRNAKGETVEALKGIDLTVADGEIFGVVGQSGAGKSTLLRCVNLLERPTSGTITVAGQDLTTLGEAELRVARHGIGMVFQHFNLLSSRTVAENVEFGLEITGVAKAARRARSAEVLDLVGLSDRASAYPSQLSGGQKQRVGIARALAGNPKVLLSDEATSSLDPETTDSILQLLKELNRKLGVTIMLITHEMEVVKRICTSAALIEGGRIVESGNVIDLLNTPKSKIAHALFPLGESRGEPGNTVIEIMYAGHLADEPIVGRMSREFGIDVNILGAAVEIVSDHRVGRMRLELPGSVATNAVPIARLKDSGLYVEVLEGQL, from the coding sequence GTGATCACGATCACCGACCTGCACAAGTCGTATCCGCCCCGGAATGCCAAGGGCGAGACGGTCGAAGCTCTCAAAGGCATCGACCTGACGGTCGCCGACGGTGAGATCTTCGGGGTCGTGGGGCAGAGCGGTGCCGGCAAGTCGACCCTGCTGCGCTGCGTCAATCTGCTCGAACGGCCGACCAGCGGAACCATCACCGTCGCGGGCCAGGACCTGACGACGCTCGGCGAGGCCGAGCTCCGGGTGGCCCGGCACGGCATCGGGATGGTGTTCCAGCACTTCAACCTGCTGTCCTCGCGCACGGTCGCCGAGAACGTGGAGTTCGGCCTCGAGATCACGGGCGTCGCCAAGGCTGCGCGCCGGGCACGGTCCGCTGAGGTTCTCGACCTCGTCGGGCTCTCCGACCGGGCATCCGCGTACCCCTCGCAGCTCTCGGGCGGGCAGAAGCAGCGAGTCGGCATCGCCCGGGCGCTCGCCGGGAACCCGAAAGTGCTGCTCAGCGATGAGGCCACGTCGTCGCTCGACCCGGAGACGACGGACTCGATCCTGCAGCTGCTGAAGGAACTGAACCGCAAGCTCGGCGTCACGATCATGCTGATCACGCACGAGATGGAGGTCGTGAAGCGCATCTGCACCTCGGCCGCGCTGATCGAGGGCGGACGCATCGTCGAATCGGGCAACGTCATCGACCTGCTGAACACGCCGAAGTCGAAGATCGCGCACGCCCTCTTCCCGCTCGGGGAGAGCCGCGGGGAGCCCGGCAACACGGTCATCGAGATCATGTACGCCGGTCATCTGGCCGACGAACCGATCGTCGGGCGGATGTCGCGGGAGTTCGGCATCGACGTGAACATCCTCGGCGCCGCCGTCGAGATCGTGAGCGACCACCGGGTCGGGCGGATGCGGCTCGAACTGCCCGGGAGTGTGGCGACGAACGCTGTCCCGATCGCCCGCCTGAAGGACAGCGGGCTCTACGTCGAGGTTCTGGAGGGGCAGCTGTGA
- a CDS encoding RNA polymerase sigma factor encodes MGTGTTDEAATWIRAAAGNATAFGVMFDTHRDRVFGQALRVLRSPHDAEDATALVFLEAWRRRDAVRVVDGSIVGWLLVTTNFVCRNLVRSARRYRAVIDILPPPTAEADPSDDVDARLDGRERRARVQSAFAALSPNDQNVITLCVIEELTTEQAAEALGVPAGTVKSRLSRAKRRLANTSGGAR; translated from the coding sequence ATGGGGACAGGAACAACAGACGAAGCGGCGACGTGGATCCGCGCCGCCGCCGGCAACGCAACAGCCTTCGGGGTGATGTTCGACACGCACCGCGACCGCGTGTTCGGCCAGGCCCTCCGGGTGCTCCGTTCGCCGCACGACGCCGAAGACGCCACCGCACTGGTCTTCCTCGAAGCGTGGCGGAGGCGGGACGCGGTGCGCGTCGTCGACGGCTCGATCGTCGGCTGGTTGCTCGTGACGACGAACTTCGTGTGCCGGAACCTCGTGCGCTCGGCCCGCCGGTACCGCGCGGTGATCGACATCCTGCCGCCGCCCACGGCCGAGGCCGACCCGTCGGATGACGTGGATGCCCGGCTCGACGGCCGCGAGCGCCGCGCCCGCGTGCAGAGCGCTTTCGCCGCGCTCAGCCCGAACGACCAGAACGTGATCACGCTCTGCGTGATCGAAGAACTCACCACAGAGCAGGCCGCCGAAGCCCTCGGGGTGCCCGCCGGCACCGTGAAGTCGCGGT
- a CDS encoding alpha/beta hydrolase, translated as MHEHEAAATVPRLHLAARSLFRGTPVWAFRAGMFLIQRSETKRMNEHPIAGVVHTDDIDYVGDGHPAHRLDVIAPTPVLAPRALLPVYIYLHGGGWTSGDKATVTKYCAHQAATGMVVVNVNYRRAGRFQMDHQLADADAAVRWVHENIRAHGGDPARVVLGGDSAGGHIAALFTATSGSPELRAHFGMTAEKATPTVQGLVLHCSAVDFSMFFARAPILGRGFVRLLHPRGTAAAPARRGTLRRAAAYLSPIEWIGPGHPAVFVTTSASDYFYESNLRFVERLRAALVPVETIIYPSANANTRHTWQQNYRYPESQTVWQRVTTFVNSVTSQPA; from the coding sequence ATGCACGAACACGAGGCCGCCGCGACCGTGCCGCGACTGCATCTGGCGGCCCGCTCGCTCTTCCGCGGAACGCCGGTGTGGGCGTTCCGGGCCGGCATGTTCCTCATCCAGCGCTCCGAGACGAAACGCATGAACGAGCACCCGATCGCGGGGGTCGTGCACACCGACGACATCGACTACGTCGGTGACGGGCATCCGGCGCATCGGCTCGACGTGATCGCCCCGACACCTGTCCTCGCGCCCCGCGCGCTCCTCCCCGTCTACATCTACCTGCACGGCGGCGGCTGGACCTCCGGCGACAAGGCCACCGTCACGAAGTACTGCGCGCACCAGGCCGCCACCGGCATGGTCGTGGTGAACGTCAACTACCGCCGAGCAGGACGCTTCCAGATGGATCACCAGCTCGCCGACGCCGACGCAGCCGTGCGCTGGGTGCACGAGAACATCCGCGCCCACGGCGGCGACCCCGCCCGGGTGGTGCTGGGCGGCGACTCCGCGGGCGGCCACATCGCAGCGCTGTTCACCGCGACATCCGGCAGCCCGGAACTGCGCGCACACTTCGGGATGACTGCCGAAAAGGCCACGCCGACGGTGCAGGGGCTCGTGCTGCACTGCAGCGCCGTCGACTTCTCGATGTTCTTCGCCCGGGCGCCCATCCTCGGCCGCGGGTTCGTGCGGCTGCTGCACCCGCGGGGAACCGCCGCCGCACCCGCCCGGCGCGGGACCCTCCGGAGGGCGGCGGCCTACCTCTCCCCCATCGAGTGGATCGGGCCCGGGCATCCTGCCGTCTTCGTGACGACCTCCGCCAGCGACTACTTCTACGAGTCGAACCTGCGTTTCGTCGAGCGCCTCCGCGCGGCCCTCGTGCCGGTCGAGACCATCATCTACCCCAGTGCGAACGCCAACACGCGCCACACCTGGCAGCAGAACTACCGGTACCCCGAGTCGCAGACGGTCTGGCAACGCGTCACCACATTCGTCAACAGCGTGACGAGCCAACCCGCCTGA
- a CDS encoding helix-turn-helix transcriptional regulator translates to MDRPGLADFLRRRREALAPSDVGLPPGARRRTSGLRREEVASLSGMSSDYYARMEQQRGPQPSEQMLAAIARGLRLTLDERDHLFRLAGHTAPRRSRRTEHVSPALLRVLDRLDDSPAMVLSDLGDTLAENRLAVALLGDHSAFTGLDRSAFYRWFTDPAERARYPERDHARQSSIQAAGLRAAISVGGGESRATEIVTRLRAESPEFREVWERHEVRTRFDDHKTLIHPELGEIEVDCQALFTENQAQTLLVLTASPGTEGYEKLQLLSVLGTQQFSA, encoded by the coding sequence ATGGACAGACCCGGGCTCGCAGACTTCCTGCGCCGCCGCCGTGAGGCGCTGGCGCCGAGCGATGTCGGGCTGCCGCCCGGGGCGCGCCGCCGCACGAGCGGTCTCCGCCGGGAGGAGGTCGCGAGCCTCTCGGGCATGTCGAGCGACTACTACGCCCGCATGGAGCAGCAGCGGGGGCCGCAGCCCTCCGAGCAGATGCTGGCCGCGATCGCCCGGGGCCTGAGGTTGACTCTGGATGAACGGGACCACCTCTTCCGCCTCGCCGGCCACACCGCACCCCGCCGCAGCCGGCGTACCGAGCACGTCAGCCCAGCCCTCCTCCGTGTGCTCGACCGGCTGGACGACAGCCCGGCGATGGTGCTCTCCGACCTCGGCGACACCCTCGCCGAGAACCGCCTCGCCGTCGCGCTCCTCGGCGACCACAGCGCATTCACGGGACTCGATCGGAGCGCCTTCTACCGCTGGTTCACCGACCCGGCCGAGCGGGCGCGCTACCCCGAGCGGGACCACGCCCGGCAGAGCTCCATCCAGGCGGCCGGGCTCCGCGCGGCGATCTCCGTCGGCGGCGGCGAGTCACGCGCCACCGAGATCGTAACGCGGCTCCGAGCAGAGAGCCCGGAGTTCCGCGAGGTGTGGGAGCGGCACGAGGTGCGCACCCGGTTCGACGACCACAAGACGCTCATCCACCCGGAACTCGGCGAGATCGAGGTGGACTGCCAGGCCCTCTTCACCGAGAACCAGGCCCAGACGCTCCTCGTGCTGACCGCGTCGCCCGGAACGGAAGGGTACGAGAAGCTCCAGCTGCTCTCGGTGCTCGGCACGCAGCAGTTCAGCGCCTGA
- a CDS encoding DNA adenine methylase: MSRRPRPLAPPYLYPGGTRRLADFALDIVPEYFGAYHEPFLGGGAVAIGLMEQNPDTSFRLSSDDSELVLTWQVLQTDSDRLVRMIAQHRDRHDRAHRAAVEAQADPEAGGGNSGSLGPLSSLSPVERAARFVYLRGSAGRDAVAFDEANLRGVGRLLQNRDVTVTEQHFFSIVAEVREEDLVYFDPPFAGAGPEFVRETRSLVSTLTARGAYLLAPQPVAAGGADAPAIYAGWTMMAVAADRGDGDVLWANGTLDRVRRRALNRLDG, translated from the coding sequence GTGTCCCGACGTCCCCGGCCCCTCGCTCCGCCCTACCTCTACCCGGGTGGCACGCGCCGGCTCGCGGACTTCGCCCTCGACATCGTGCCGGAGTACTTCGGCGCCTACCACGAACCCTTCCTCGGTGGCGGAGCCGTCGCGATCGGGCTGATGGAGCAGAATCCCGACACCTCCTTCCGCCTGTCGAGCGACGATTCGGAGCTCGTTCTGACGTGGCAGGTGCTGCAAACCGACAGCGACCGGCTGGTGCGGATGATCGCACAGCACCGCGATCGGCATGACCGGGCCCATCGGGCGGCCGTCGAGGCGCAGGCGGATCCGGAAGCCGGCGGAGGGAACAGCGGGAGCCTCGGGCCTCTCAGCTCACTCTCGCCGGTCGAGCGGGCAGCCCGTTTCGTCTACCTCCGCGGCAGCGCGGGACGGGACGCGGTCGCGTTCGACGAGGCGAACCTCCGCGGGGTGGGACGGCTGCTGCAGAACCGTGACGTCACCGTCACCGAGCAGCACTTCTTCAGCATCGTCGCCGAGGTCAGGGAGGAGGACCTGGTCTACTTCGATCCGCCCTTCGCCGGGGCCGGTCCCGAGTTCGTTCGCGAGACCCGCAGCCTCGTCAGCACGTTGACCGCGCGGGGCGCGTACCTGCTCGCGCCGCAACCGGTCGCTGCCGGCGGGGCCGACGCGCCGGCGATCTATGCCGGCTGGACGATGATGGCGGTGGCGGCCGACCGCGGCGACGGCGACGTGCTCTGGGCGAACGGCACCCTCGACCGGGTGCGCCGCCGCGCCCTCAACCGGCTGGACGGGTAG
- a CDS encoding methionine ABC transporter permease: MNFNWATMVPILTKALGETFQMIGIALAFTIVFGLLVGVLLVSTDEGGVYEAPLGSRRLGVVIHAVLGFIVNIGRSLPFIILMVVLIPFTRLIIGTFIGPTAAAVPLTIAAIPFFARLVEIALREVDTGLVEAARSMGARRGTIIWKVLLAEARPSIVLALSTSVISLLNYSAIAGTIGAGGIGDIAIRYGYQRYDNAYLFTTIVILIVIVQVVQLIASAVARKLSRR, from the coding sequence GTGAACTTCAACTGGGCCACAATGGTGCCGATCCTGACCAAGGCGCTCGGCGAGACCTTCCAGATGATCGGAATCGCGCTGGCGTTCACGATCGTCTTCGGGCTTCTGGTCGGGGTGCTGCTGGTGTCGACCGACGAGGGAGGCGTCTACGAGGCGCCCCTCGGCTCGAGGCGGCTCGGCGTGGTCATCCATGCCGTTCTCGGTTTCATCGTCAACATCGGGCGGTCTCTGCCGTTCATCATCCTGATGGTGGTGCTGATCCCGTTCACGCGGCTCATCATCGGCACCTTCATCGGACCGACCGCTGCGGCGGTGCCGCTGACGATCGCGGCCATCCCGTTCTTCGCGCGGTTGGTGGAGATCGCCCTCCGCGAGGTCGACACCGGGCTCGTCGAGGCGGCCCGCTCGATGGGTGCGCGGCGCGGAACCATCATCTGGAAGGTGCTGCTCGCCGAGGCGCGACCGAGCATCGTGCTCGCGCTCTCGACCTCGGTCATCTCACTGCTGAACTACTCGGCCATCGCGGGCACGATCGGGGCCGGCGGCATCGGCGACATCGCCATCCGGTACGGCTACCAGCGCTACGACAACGCGTACCTGTTCACCACGATCGTGATCCTGATCGTGATCGTGCAGGTGGTGCAGCTGATCGCTAGCGCGGTGGCGCGGAAACTCTCGCGGCGCTGA
- a CDS encoding SDR family oxidoreductase → MNISGNTIFLPGGTSGIGLGLAQRFAAAGNTVIVGGRRRELLDQITRDNPGIEGVYIDTADAQSIVDVSAEVQRRWPATNVLIAMAGIMRPENLHSADFLAAAEATVTTNLLGPLRLIAAFGSFLAGQQDAAIMTVSSGLAFTPLAHTPTYNATKAAIHSFTEILRLQLADTSVQVIELVPPAVQTELQGSASATNPHAMPLDAFLTEVMGLLESQPEAHEILVENVKPLRFAAVNGTYDQVVGMLAASR, encoded by the coding sequence ATGAACATTTCAGGGAACACCATCTTTCTTCCGGGCGGCACGTCAGGCATCGGCCTCGGGCTCGCCCAGCGGTTCGCGGCAGCGGGCAACACCGTCATCGTCGGCGGTCGGCGGCGCGAATTGCTCGATCAGATCACCCGCGACAACCCCGGCATCGAGGGCGTCTACATCGACACGGCCGACGCCCAGTCGATCGTGGATGTCTCGGCCGAGGTACAGCGCCGCTGGCCGGCCACCAACGTGCTGATCGCCATGGCGGGCATCATGCGCCCCGAGAACCTGCACAGCGCCGACTTCCTGGCGGCGGCTGAGGCGACGGTGACCACCAACCTGCTCGGGCCGCTCCGCCTCATCGCAGCGTTCGGATCGTTCCTGGCCGGGCAGCAGGACGCCGCGATCATGACGGTCTCGTCGGGACTCGCCTTCACGCCGCTCGCGCACACCCCGACGTACAACGCCACCAAGGCGGCGATCCACTCGTTCACGGAGATCCTCCGGCTGCAGCTCGCCGACACGTCGGTGCAGGTCATCGAGCTGGTGCCGCCGGCTGTGCAGACCGAACTGCAGGGCTCTGCGTCGGCGACGAACCCGCACGCGATGCCGCTCGACGCGTTCCTCACCGAGGTGATGGGGTTGCTCGAGTCGCAGCCCGAGGCGCACGAGATCCTCGTCGAGAACGTCAAGCCGCTGCGTTTCGCCGCGGTGAACGGCACCTACGACCAGGTGGTCGGGATGCTCGCGGCCTCCCGCTAG
- a CDS encoding acyl-CoA dehydrogenase family protein, translating to MTRELFANPLTDSARSPWFDVAERVGDELRPSIVEREAEGAPPRDALDLLRSYDLLNLVIPAELGGAGQSWSTAAEVTRILARTDAGLAHALGYHYTWVRFVVLYDSANGREIIRRTAREQLFWASIGSAFGGSGSIRAEAGGGYIVDADRGFATGSPLADLFFTQTVSTDDGRFYLTAVDTSLPGVSVADDWDAFGQRLSVSNAIVLDSVHIAASDLIAIFPAPGSGEPPAPLQSLMIPSFQLLFGYLNVGIAEGALLEARDYVREHGRPWLHSGVERAVDDPHIRALFGEHAAKVAGSAAQVRSAAEVLEALAGGDIPITPETRGQAAELIAAAKVVSQRVGLDATSAIFEATGARSSARRHGLDRFWRNLRTVSLHDPLAHKLTELGDYVLKGVLPVPSVYR from the coding sequence ATGACGCGTGAACTCTTTGCGAACCCGCTCACGGATTCCGCGCGCTCGCCCTGGTTCGATGTGGCCGAGCGGGTCGGGGACGAACTCCGCCCCAGCATCGTCGAACGGGAGGCGGAAGGCGCCCCGCCCCGGGATGCGCTCGACCTTCTCCGCTCGTACGACCTGCTGAACCTGGTGATCCCCGCCGAGCTGGGTGGGGCGGGCCAGAGCTGGTCGACCGCGGCGGAGGTGACGCGCATCCTCGCCCGCACCGACGCCGGGCTCGCGCACGCGCTCGGGTACCACTACACGTGGGTGCGGTTCGTGGTGCTCTACGACTCGGCCAACGGTCGGGAGATCATCCGCCGCACTGCCCGCGAGCAGCTCTTCTGGGCCAGCATCGGCAGCGCGTTCGGCGGTTCGGGGAGCATCCGGGCCGAAGCCGGCGGCGGGTACATCGTCGACGCGGATCGCGGCTTCGCCACCGGCTCGCCCCTCGCCGACCTGTTCTTCACCCAGACCGTCTCGACCGATGACGGCCGCTTCTACCTGACCGCCGTCGACACCTCCCTGCCCGGCGTGAGCGTCGCCGACGACTGGGATGCCTTCGGCCAGCGGCTCTCGGTGTCGAACGCGATCGTGCTCGACTCGGTGCACATCGCCGCGAGCGACCTGATCGCGATCTTTCCCGCCCCGGGTTCCGGCGAGCCGCCCGCACCCCTGCAGTCGCTGATGATCCCGTCGTTCCAGCTGCTCTTCGGCTACCTGAACGTCGGGATCGCCGAAGGTGCACTGCTCGAAGCGCGCGACTATGTGCGGGAGCACGGCCGGCCGTGGCTGCACTCCGGGGTCGAGCGGGCGGTGGACGATCCGCACATCCGCGCCCTGTTCGGGGAGCACGCCGCGAAGGTCGCCGGCTCTGCCGCCCAGGTGCGCTCCGCGGCCGAGGTGCTTGAGGCGCTGGCCGGGGGCGACATCCCGATCACTCCCGAGACGCGCGGCCAGGCCGCCGAACTGATCGCTGCGGCGAAGGTGGTCTCGCAGCGAGTCGGGCTCGATGCCACGTCGGCGATCTTCGAGGCGACGGGGGCCCGGTCATCCGCCCGCCGTCACGGCCTCGACCGGTTCTGGCGGAACCTCCGCACGGTGAGCCTCCACGACCCTCTCGCCCACAAGCTCACCGAACTCGGCGACTATGTTCTTAAGGGCGTACTTCCTGTGCCGTCGGTCTACCGCTAG
- a CDS encoding acyl-CoA dehydrogenase family protein has translation MAESSADAARFAEVFAAIAAGAVQRELDRELAHDAVGALKRSGFTALRVPVEHGGSGCSLPEFFALLVDLATADSNVAHLLRGHFAFVEILLLKPESEYRSGWLRAIANGAIVGNAASETTGNSLADIQTTLQATDDRLLLNGTKYYSTGTLYSSHVYVAAARGTERVTCVVPTDAPGVTMLDDWDGFGQRLTASGTTVFENVEVDPLTVANYSAGGASHLGAFFQLVLVSVAAGISAAVLADAVAFVQPRKRTYISANAAAPRDDPQVRAVIGELSALAFTGRALVGAAADALARATEPRASGAAPADRTALLDAAEIATYQAQVRVLDDALRAATLLFEVGGASATARPAALDRHWRNARTVASHNPAIYKYAQLGDWELNGVGPTAMWERLWAVGPTTPAASA, from the coding sequence ATGGCTGAGAGTTCGGCCGATGCCGCCCGTTTCGCGGAGGTCTTCGCGGCCATCGCCGCCGGGGCCGTGCAGCGCGAACTCGACCGTGAGCTCGCCCACGACGCCGTCGGGGCGCTGAAGCGGTCCGGGTTCACGGCCCTCCGCGTTCCGGTCGAACACGGCGGCTCCGGATGCTCGCTGCCCGAGTTCTTCGCCCTGCTGGTCGACCTCGCCACCGCCGACTCCAACGTCGCGCACCTGCTGCGCGGGCACTTCGCGTTCGTCGAGATCCTGCTGCTGAAACCGGAGTCGGAGTACCGCAGCGGCTGGCTCCGCGCCATCGCGAACGGGGCCATCGTCGGCAACGCGGCCAGCGAGACAACGGGTAACTCGCTAGCCGACATCCAGACCACGCTCCAGGCGACGGATGACCGGCTGCTGCTGAACGGAACGAAGTACTACTCCACCGGCACCCTGTACAGCTCGCACGTCTACGTCGCCGCGGCGCGGGGCACCGAACGCGTGACCTGCGTGGTGCCGACGGACGCGCCCGGCGTGACGATGCTCGACGACTGGGACGGCTTCGGCCAGCGCCTCACCGCCAGCGGCACGACGGTCTTCGAGAACGTCGAGGTGGATCCGCTGACCGTCGCGAACTACTCGGCGGGCGGCGCGTCGCACCTCGGGGCATTCTTCCAGCTCGTGCTGGTGTCTGTGGCGGCGGGGATCTCGGCCGCCGTGCTGGCCGACGCGGTGGCGTTCGTGCAGCCGCGGAAGCGCACCTACATCTCGGCGAACGCTGCAGCCCCGCGCGACGATCCGCAGGTGCGGGCGGTGATCGGCGAGCTGTCGGCGCTCGCCTTCACGGGCCGTGCGCTGGTGGGCGCCGCGGCCGACGCCCTGGCCCGCGCGACGGAGCCCCGGGCATCCGGTGCCGCGCCCGCCGACCGCACTGCGCTGCTCGATGCCGCCGAGATCGCCACCTACCAGGCGCAGGTGCGCGTGCTCGACGACGCGCTGCGGGCCGCGACCCTGCTGTTCGAGGTCGGTGGCGCGTCTGCGACGGCGCGCCCGGCCGCGCTCGACCGCCACTGGCGGAACGCCCGCACGGTCGCGTCGCACAATCCCGCCATCTACAAGTACGCGCAGCTCGGCGACTGGGAGCTCAACGGGGTCGGCCCGACCGCGATGTGGGAGCGCCTCTGGGCCGTCGGCCCCACCACCCCCGCCGCCTCGGCCTGA